The following are from one region of the Chloroflexota bacterium genome:
- a CDS encoding putative sulfate exporter family transporter, with protein sequence MVVAISSRILHDLIPNAMLTKAISEILIAMLLGLLIRNTIRLPASVDAGAKFALDRILRFGIILLGLRLSLQDVAATGSTALVLIVVCISFALGFAFLVGRGLNIPRRLVTLIGFGTAICGNSAIVATAPLIEAKEEDVSFAVAMITLFGLIAVIVYPIVGHALALSDSVFGLWSGTAVNDTSQVVATAAAYSPRALDIATVVKLTRNVFLGPLMILMGFVYARATHHATKRLTMQPVIPWFVVAFIVMSLLRTLGIAAGILPQNVDQPEHLFVSAAWLKLADDASKFAILCALTGIGLSTNIASLRQTGWRPFILALTIAFALAVASLAMILMTGLGA encoded by the coding sequence GTGGTCGTCGCCATTAGCAGTCGCATTCTGCACGATCTCATTCCCAACGCGATGTTGACCAAAGCGATCAGCGAAATTCTCATCGCGATGTTGCTGGGTTTGCTGATTCGGAATACAATTCGCTTGCCCGCGTCGGTGGACGCGGGCGCGAAATTCGCGCTCGATCGCATTTTGCGTTTCGGTATTATCTTGCTCGGATTGCGCTTGAGTTTGCAAGATGTCGCGGCGACCGGCTCCACTGCACTCGTGTTGATTGTCGTTTGCATTTCGTTTGCTCTCGGATTCGCGTTTCTCGTTGGACGCGGTTTGAACATTCCGCGCCGGCTCGTCACGCTGATTGGCTTTGGCACAGCGATTTGCGGCAACTCGGCGATTGTCGCGACCGCGCCGCTCATCGAAGCGAAAGAAGAAGACGTCAGTTTCGCGGTCGCGATGATTACATTGTTCGGATTGATCGCGGTGATCGTTTATCCGATTGTAGGTCACGCGCTCGCGCTGTCCGATTCCGTTTTCGGATTATGGAGCGGCACCGCGGTGAACGACACGTCCCAGGTCGTGGCGACTGCCGCGGCGTACAGTCCGCGCGCGCTCGACATCGCGACGGTGGTCAAACTGACGCGCAACGTATTCCTGGGTCCATTGATGATCTTGATGGGATTCGTCTACGCGCGCGCCACGCATCACGCGACGAAAAGACTGACGATGCAGCCGGTGATTCCGTGGTTCGTGGTCGCGTTCATTGTGATGTCGCTCTTGCGGACCCTGGGCATCGCCGCCGGCATCTTGCCGCAAAACGTGGATCAGCCGGAGCATTTGTTTGTGAGTGCGGCGTGGCTCAAACTGGCGGACGACGCATCCAAGTTCGCGATTCTCTGCGCGCTCACCGGCATTGGCTTGAGCACGAACATCGCGAGTCTCCGCCAGACCGGTTGGCGACCTTTCATCCTCGCGCTGACGATTGCATTCGCGTTGGCGGTGGCGAGTCTCGCGATGATTTTGATGACTGGGTTGGGGGCATGA
- the larA gene encoding nickel-dependent lactate racemase translates to MQFQIPYGKTHLEFSLSDSLRAELIAPAAIPPLTDAPRAVSDALDAPLAFDWSRFARAQSVAIAINDKTRPVPLAILLPPLLQKLARLDVPREAITLLIATGTHAPMRADEFGAVVPADILAHYRVISHDCDDGANLIELGATTRGTRVLANRVFVEAELRIAIGDIEPHQFMGFSGGVKAAAIGVAGRATITHNHSLMLDPHAYQGRYADNPARQDVEEIGKMMGVHCALNPVVNAEKKIVGVFAGDPVAVIHAGMPLALDVYRVKVTAPFDLMIVSAGGHPKDINVYQAQKALGHAMPVMNLGGTIIWVAACPEGSGSKLYEEYLRDVSSQHQVLERFQREPFRLGYHKAFQIARDATRARVLMVTDMPRDLTTRLLLDKCDSLDAALTLALRDLPRDARIGVMPAGNVTIPSILDL, encoded by the coding sequence ATGCAATTTCAAATTCCATACGGAAAAACACATTTGGAATTTTCGCTTTCCGATTCATTGCGCGCGGAACTCATCGCGCCCGCGGCGATCCCGCCGTTGACCGATGCGCCGCGCGCGGTGAGCGACGCGCTCGACGCGCCGCTCGCATTCGATTGGTCGCGCTTTGCGCGCGCGCAATCGGTCGCCATCGCGATCAACGACAAGACGCGTCCCGTGCCGCTCGCGATTCTTCTGCCGCCGCTCTTGCAAAAACTCGCGCGGCTCGACGTTCCGCGTGAAGCGATCACGTTGCTGATCGCGACCGGCACGCACGCGCCGATGCGCGCGGACGAATTCGGCGCGGTCGTGCCTGCCGACATCCTCGCGCATTATCGCGTCATCTCACACGATTGCGATGACGGTGCGAATCTGATCGAACTCGGCGCGACGACGCGCGGTACGCGCGTCCTGGCAAATCGTGTGTTCGTCGAAGCGGAGCTACGCATCGCGATTGGCGACATCGAGCCGCATCAATTCATGGGATTTTCCGGCGGCGTCAAAGCGGCGGCGATTGGCGTCGCGGGGCGCGCGACGATCACGCACAATCATTCGCTGATGCTGGACCCGCACGCGTATCAAGGGCGCTATGCCGACAATCCCGCGCGGCAGGATGTCGAAGAAATCGGAAAAATGATGGGCGTGCATTGCGCGCTCAATCCGGTCGTCAACGCGGAAAAGAAAATCGTCGGCGTTTTTGCGGGCGATCCGGTCGCAGTCATTCACGCGGGGATGCCGCTCGCGCTCGACGTGTATCGCGTGAAGGTGACCGCGCCGTTCGATCTGATGATCGTGTCGGCGGGTGGACATCCGAAAGACATCAACGTGTATCAAGCGCAAAAAGCGTTGGGGCACGCGATGCCGGTGATGAATCTCGGCGGTACGATCATCTGGGTCGCCGCGTGTCCCGAAGGATCGGGAAGTAAACTGTATGAAGAATATCTGCGCGACGTATCGTCCCAGCATCAAGTCCTCGAACGTTTTCAGCGCGAGCCGTTTCGCCTGGGTTATCACAAGGCGTTTCAAATCGCGCGCGATGCGACGCGCGCGCGTGTGTTGATGGTGACGGACATGCCGCGCGATCTCACGACGCGATTGCTCCTCGACAAGTGCGATTCGCTCGACGCCGCGCTGACGCTTGCGCTGCGCGACCTCCCGCGCGACGCGCGCATCGGCGTGATGCCGGCGGGGAATGTGACCATTCCTTCAATTTTAGATTTATGA
- a CDS encoding alpha/beta fold hydrolase, producing the protein MTNFIRNPHLDGETFFRQGNATGVLLVHGFTATTAEVRLLGDFLHARGYTISAPLLPGHGTTPEEMNRCRWQDWTNAVECAYCDLAARCQRVFIGGESMGAVLSLYTASNHPEAAGVLLYAPAIQVASPLSIVLARLYAPFKAFAEKPVRAATAVDPRWKGYAVNPLRAVVQLGKLQRATRKRLAKIHQPVFIAQGRLDQAIDPRSGQIILDEISSPQKELHWFERSTHCVILDQEWEQIAERTAGFIARVISH; encoded by the coding sequence ATGACAAATTTCATTCGTAACCCTCATCTCGACGGCGAGACATTTTTCCGGCAAGGCAACGCGACCGGCGTTTTGCTTGTGCACGGTTTCACGGCGACAACTGCGGAAGTGCGTTTGCTCGGCGATTTTTTGCATGCGCGCGGGTACACGATTTCCGCGCCCCTCTTGCCTGGGCACGGCACGACGCCGGAGGAAATGAATCGGTGTCGTTGGCAAGACTGGACGAACGCGGTGGAGTGCGCGTACTGCGATCTTGCCGCGCGATGCCAGCGCGTGTTCATCGGCGGCGAATCTATGGGTGCGGTGCTCTCGCTTTACACCGCGAGCAATCACCCAGAGGCGGCAGGGGTTTTGTTATACGCGCCGGCGATCCAGGTCGCGTCGCCGTTGTCCATCGTGCTCGCGCGATTGTACGCACCATTCAAGGCGTTCGCGGAAAAACCGGTGCGCGCGGCAACTGCCGTAGACCCGCGTTGGAAAGGGTACGCGGTCAATCCGCTGCGCGCGGTCGTACAGTTGGGCAAGTTGCAACGCGCGACGCGCAAACGATTAGCGAAAATTCATCAACCGGTTTTCATCGCCCAAGGTCGGCTCGACCAAGCGATTGATCCGCGTAGTGGGCAGATCATCCTCGATGAGATTTCATCGCCGCAAAAGGAATTGCACTGGTTCGAACGCTCGACGCACTGTGTGATCCTCGATCAAGAGTGGGAACAGATCGCGGAGAGGACCGCGGGTTTTATCGCGCGAGTGATTTCCCACTGA
- a CDS encoding UxaA family hydrolase — translation MIKPQDLKFLGYRRPDGRFGARNHVLIIPVDDISNAVAEGVAMNIRGTMALPHPYGRLQFGEDWDLTFRTLAGQGRNPNCAAAIVICIEPKWAELIVKEIAKTGKPVAGFSIERSGDLKTIEAASRKAKEFVHYATELQREPFTVKELTMSTKCGESDTTSGLASNPTVGRTFERLADAGATLIFGETTEVTGGEDIIMQQCATPEIAAQFKAAFDDYQRLVESQGVSLFGSQPTEGNIRGGLTTIEEKALGNIQKAGRCKIVDFLKPAQEPRKPGLSFMDSSSAAAEMVTLCAAAGSVVHYFTTGQGNVIGNPVVPVIKLSANPLTVATMSEHVDVDLTGMLRLEMNLDQAADAALQMLERTINGRMTSAETLRHNEFVLTKLYRSA, via the coding sequence ATGATCAAGCCACAAGACCTCAAATTCCTGGGCTATCGTCGTCCTGATGGGCGCTTTGGCGCGCGCAACCACGTCCTCATCATTCCGGTGGACGACATTTCGAACGCCGTCGCCGAAGGTGTCGCGATGAATATTCGCGGCACGATGGCATTGCCGCATCCGTACGGTCGCTTGCAATTTGGCGAAGATTGGGATTTGACCTTCCGCACGCTCGCGGGTCAGGGTCGCAATCCCAACTGCGCCGCCGCAATCGTGATCTGCATCGAGCCGAAATGGGCTGAACTGATCGTCAAAGAAATCGCCAAGACCGGCAAACCCGTCGCCGGATTCAGCATCGAACGATCCGGCGATCTCAAGACGATCGAAGCTGCGTCGCGCAAAGCAAAAGAGTTCGTGCATTACGCCACCGAGTTGCAGCGCGAACCGTTCACCGTCAAAGAATTGACGATGAGCACCAAGTGCGGCGAATCAGACACAACGTCTGGTCTCGCATCGAACCCGACCGTCGGGCGCACGTTCGAACGACTTGCGGATGCCGGCGCGACGTTGATCTTCGGCGAAACGACCGAAGTGACCGGCGGCGAAGACATCATTATGCAACAATGCGCGACGCCGGAAATCGCCGCGCAGTTCAAAGCCGCGTTCGACGATTATCAGCGACTCGTGGAAAGCCAGGGCGTTTCCTTGTTCGGCTCGCAACCGACCGAAGGTAACATTCGCGGCGGGTTGACGACCATCGAAGAAAAGGCGCTGGGCAACATTCAAAAAGCCGGTCGCTGCAAGATCGTTGATTTTCTCAAACCCGCGCAAGAACCGCGCAAACCTGGGTTGAGTTTCATGGATTCATCGTCCGCCGCCGCCGAAATGGTGACGCTGTGCGCCGCCGCCGGTTCCGTCGTCCATTACTTTACGACCGGTCAAGGCAACGTCATCGGCAACCCGGTCGTTCCGGTGATCAAGTTGTCCGCGAATCCGCTCACGGTCGCGACAATGTCCGAACACGTGGATGTTGATTTGACCGGCATGTTGCGCTTGGAAATGAATCTCGACCAAGCCGCGGATGCCGCGCTCCAAATGTTGGAACGCACGATCAACGGTCGCATGACCTCCGCCGAAACGTTGCGGCACAATGAGTTTGTGTTGACCAAGTTGTATCGCTCGGCGTGA
- a CDS encoding flavodoxin domain-containing protein has product MPNKILVTYASRTGSTAEVAQAIGKTLAESGAQVDVLAMNEVQDLAPYNVVVAGSAIRKSKWLPEAAQFIQTHRAELAQKKFAEFTVCITLAMSNTEQYRAVVAKWVAPVRALVTPLSEGFFAGMLDFSKLPVNLDTLQLRVAVALRIFPRDDRRDWSAIRAWAESIRPLLLG; this is encoded by the coding sequence ATGCCAAACAAAATCCTTGTAACGTACGCCAGCCGCACCGGTTCCACCGCCGAAGTCGCGCAAGCCATTGGCAAAACACTCGCGGAAAGCGGCGCGCAAGTGGATGTGCTTGCGATGAACGAGGTGCAAGACCTCGCGCCGTACAACGTAGTCGTCGCAGGCAGTGCGATTCGAAAATCCAAGTGGCTGCCGGAAGCGGCGCAATTCATCCAGACGCATCGCGCCGAATTGGCGCAAAAAAAGTTTGCCGAGTTCACAGTCTGCATCACACTCGCGATGTCGAACACGGAGCAATACCGCGCGGTGGTGGCAAAATGGGTCGCGCCGGTGCGCGCGCTCGTCACGCCACTGAGCGAAGGATTCTTTGCCGGGATGCTCGACTTTTCCAAACTGCCGGTGAACCTGGATACGTTGCAATTGCGCGTTGCCGTTGCCCTGCGCATTTTCCCGCGCGATGATCGCCGCGATTGGAGCGCGATTCGCGCGTGGGCGGAAAGCATTCGCCCGCTGTTACTTGGATAG
- a CDS encoding tripartite tricarboxylate transporter TctB family protein gives MIKTLRAGDVASGIFLIVIGGVALTASAQIASSVGGMLHPRTLPVILGVLLVVGGGWLIVRARAKDYTDKLIDWPDRAGSKQWWVALALMVFFALLMQPLGFLLTTLIFITAFIWYFGKYKSWVALAWGIGTVVFIYVLFIWLLQMDFPSGPLPY, from the coding sequence TTGATCAAAACACTTCGCGCTGGCGACGTCGCGTCCGGCATTTTTCTGATCGTGATCGGCGGCGTTGCGTTGACCGCGTCAGCGCAGATCGCATCGAGTGTAGGCGGCATGTTGCATCCGCGCACGTTGCCGGTCATCCTGGGTGTGTTGCTCGTCGTCGGCGGTGGCTGGCTGATCGTTCGTGCTCGCGCTAAAGATTACACCGACAAGCTGATTGATTGGCCCGACCGCGCTGGCTCGAAACAGTGGTGGGTCGCGCTTGCGCTGATGGTGTTCTTCGCCCTGCTGATGCAGCCGCTCGGCTTTTTGTTGACGACGCTCATCTTTATCACCGCGTTCATTTGGTACTTTGGCAAATACAAATCCTGGGTCGCGCTCGCGTGGGGAATCGGCACGGTCGTGTTCATCTACGTGCTGTTCATCTGGCTGTTGCAGATGGATTTCCCGTCGGGTCCGTTGCCCTATTGA
- a CDS encoding tripartite tricarboxylate transporter permease, whose product MDAWNMLAQGFASALSPINLLFALIGCIAGTLVGVLPGLGPTAAIAMLLPLTTMLPPAPAIIMMAAIYYGAMYGGSTTAILVNIPGEASSVPTAIDGYQLNLQGRGGPTLGISAITSFVAGTLGVIGLTFFAPLLSQVALAFGPPEYFALAFLGLSLIISLSGRALVKGILAAAFGLLTAVVGLDPLTGVARLTFGQPLLMAGIEFVPIIMGLFAISEVLLNVESSARGILADQKIEWLPSWQDLKETWAAMFRSGTLGFFMGLIPGCSPAVTSFMAYDLEKRVSKHPEKFGKGAMDAIAAVEGANNATASGGFVPLFSFGIPSGPALAVLLGGFMMYGLQPGPRLMTEQPQLLWTIIASMYIGNVMLLILNLPLVGIWARMALIPFPILGPLIVAFTFIGAYSLRFQMLDIWVVVIFGVIGYLMRKFGFPVAPMVLAAVLAKMLETSLMQSLGLSHGSPLIFFTRPISLVFMVVALAFITRGVWLQMQTRTVNMAAESEV is encoded by the coding sequence ATGGATGCCTGGAACATGCTCGCGCAAGGATTCGCGAGCGCACTCAGCCCGATCAATCTCTTGTTCGCTTTGATCGGTTGCATCGCCGGAACCTTGGTCGGAGTGCTGCCCGGCTTGGGACCGACCGCTGCGATTGCGATGCTTTTGCCGTTGACGACGATGCTGCCGCCCGCGCCGGCGATCATCATGATGGCAGCGATCTACTATGGCGCGATGTACGGCGGTTCGACGACGGCGATCCTTGTCAACATTCCGGGTGAAGCATCGTCCGTGCCGACGGCGATTGATGGCTATCAACTCAACCTGCAAGGACGCGGCGGTCCGACGCTCGGCATTTCGGCGATCACCTCGTTCGTCGCCGGCACTCTGGGTGTCATCGGCTTGACGTTTTTCGCGCCGCTCTTGTCCCAGGTCGCACTCGCCTTCGGTCCGCCGGAATATTTCGCGCTCGCGTTCCTGGGTCTGTCGCTCATCATCAGTCTTTCCGGGCGCGCGCTCGTCAAAGGAATTCTCGCCGCTGCATTCGGTTTGCTGACCGCGGTCGTCGGACTCGATCCGCTTACCGGCGTCGCGCGTTTGACGTTCGGTCAGCCCTTGTTGATGGCGGGCATCGAGTTCGTCCCGATCATCATGGGTTTGTTCGCGATCAGCGAAGTGCTATTGAATGTCGAATCGAGCGCGCGCGGAATTTTGGCGGACCAGAAAATCGAATGGCTGCCGTCGTGGCAAGACCTCAAGGAAACTTGGGCGGCGATGTTTCGCTCGGGTACGCTTGGCTTTTTCATGGGGCTGATCCCAGGGTGCAGTCCGGCGGTGACGTCGTTCATGGCGTATGATCTCGAAAAGCGCGTGTCGAAGCATCCGGAAAAATTCGGCAAAGGCGCGATGGACGCCATCGCCGCGGTCGAAGGCGCGAACAATGCAACGGCGAGCGGCGGATTCGTCCCGCTGTTTTCGTTTGGCATTCCATCGGGACCGGCGCTCGCCGTTTTGCTCGGCGGATTTATGATGTACGGTTTGCAGCCCGGTCCGCGCTTGATGACGGAACAACCGCAGTTGTTGTGGACGATCATCGCGAGCATGTACATCGGCAATGTAATGTTGCTCATCTTGAACCTGCCGCTCGTCGGAATTTGGGCGCGCATGGCGCTGATTCCGTTTCCGATCCTGGGTCCGCTGATCGTCGCCTTCACCTTCATCGGCGCGTACAGTCTGCGCTTTCAGATGCTCGACATCTGGGTCGTCGTGATCTTTGGCGTGATCGGTTACTTGATGCGTAAGTTTGGTTTTCCGGTTGCGCCGATGGTGCTCGCCGCCGTCCTGGCAAAAATGCTAGAGACATCGCTGATGCAATCGCTCGGTCTCTCGCATGGCTCGCCGCTCATCTTTTTCACGCGACCGATCTCTCTGGTGTTCATGGTCGTCGCGCTTGCATTCATCACGCGCGGCGTTTGGCTGCAAATGCAAACGCGCACAGTGAATATGGCGGCGGAAAGTGAAGTGTAA
- a CDS encoding UxaA family hydrolase: MKHGILVHETIDDVGVAVEDLKAGNDVGAVTLEGQPAGSVKLVNDVPLGHKVAMKDIAKGKDVIEYGRVIGVAADAAPRGSHVHSHNLKTKRWK; the protein is encoded by the coding sequence ATGAAGCACGGCATTTTGGTGCACGAAACAATTGACGATGTCGGCGTTGCGGTTGAAGACCTCAAAGCCGGCAACGATGTTGGCGCAGTCACGCTCGAAGGGCAACCGGCGGGCAGCGTCAAACTGGTGAACGATGTTCCGCTCGGACACAAGGTCGCGATGAAGGACATTGCGAAAGGCAAAGACGTGATCGAGTACGGGCGCGTGATCGGCGTTGCCGCGGATGCGGCGCCGCGCGGATCGCACGTTCACTCGCACAATCTCAAAACGAAAAGGTGGAAATGA
- a CDS encoding cytochrome P450 encodes MNSSSFILLISSLLPEGESVSRISIAPLEEQLRSPEFFVDPYPTYRRLRERAPVYWSDALGGWVITRYADLVTIFRDPQRFSSAGRVTFLLRQLPDAARAQVEQLERHYAVGLAHSDPPDHTRLRALLTKVFTPRMIETMRGRIETVVNDLLAHVERAGRMDIIGDLAYPLPAIIVSEMIGAPTEDRDKFRQWAIEINGLFEGGGRIIPENVDTAQRALLEMRAYVRELIAHKRAEPREDILSGLVAAEEQGDKLSDAELVSTVVTLFVAGHETTTNLIGNGMHALLRQPDQLARLRANPGLIASAVEELLRYDTSVQRGWRIAREDVEFGGEQIRRGDLVLPMLGAANRDPAQFPNPDALDIARKENRHVAFGYGIHFCLGAPLARLEAPLAINALLARFPNVRLTGEPLVWRQDIALRGLITLPVSL; translated from the coding sequence ATGAATAGTTCATCCTTCATCCTTCTAATTTCATCCTTGTTGCCAGAAGGAGAATCAGTGTCACGCATTTCGATTGCGCCCCTTGAAGAGCAATTGCGCTCGCCGGAATTTTTCGTTGACCCGTATCCGACGTACCGTCGTTTGCGTGAACGCGCGCCGGTGTATTGGAGTGACGCGCTCGGCGGCTGGGTCATTACGCGCTACGCCGACCTCGTCACGATTTTCCGCGACCCGCAACGATTTTCGAGCGCGGGTCGCGTTACTTTTCTGCTCCGTCAACTCCCCGACGCCGCGCGCGCCCAGGTTGAACAATTAGAGCGACATTACGCGGTCGGTCTCGCGCATTCCGACCCGCCCGATCACACGCGCTTGCGCGCGTTGTTAACCAAGGTGTTTACGCCGCGCATGATCGAGACGATGCGCGGGCGCATCGAAACGGTCGTGAACGATTTGCTCGCGCACGTCGAACGCGCCGGACGAATGGACATCATTGGCGACCTCGCGTACCCGCTGCCTGCGATCATCGTCTCCGAAATGATTGGCGCGCCGACGGAGGACCGCGACAAGTTTCGCCAATGGGCAATCGAGATCAACGGTTTGTTTGAGGGCGGCGGTCGCATCATTCCGGAAAATGTAGACACCGCACAACGCGCGTTGCTGGAGATGCGCGCGTACGTGCGCGAACTCATCGCGCACAAACGCGCCGAACCGCGCGAGGATATTTTATCCGGACTCGTCGCGGCGGAAGAGCAGGGTGACAAACTTTCGGATGCCGAACTCGTCTCGACGGTCGTCACATTGTTCGTCGCGGGACACGAGACGACGACGAATTTGATCGGCAACGGAATGCACGCGCTCTTGCGTCAGCCCGATCAACTCGCGCGTCTGCGCGCGAATCCTGGGTTGATCGCGAGCGCGGTCGAAGAATTGTTGCGGTACGACACGTCGGTGCAACGCGGCTGGCGCATCGCGCGCGAGGATGTCGAATTCGGCGGCGAACAAATTCGGCGCGGCGACCTGGTCTTGCCGATGCTTGGCGCGGCGAATCGCGATCCCGCGCAATTTCCAAACCCCGACGCACTCGACATTGCGCGCAAAGAAAATCGGCATGTCGCGTTTGGGTACGGCATTCACTTTTGTCTCGGCGCGCCGCTCGCGCGTCTCGAAGCGCCGCTGGCGATCAACGCGTTGCTCGCGCGTTTTCCGAATGTGCGGCTGACCGGCGAACCGCTCGTGTGGCGGCAGGACATCGCGTTGCGCGGATTGATTACGCTGCCAGTTTCCTTGTGA